In Gossypium hirsutum isolate 1008001.06 chromosome D01, Gossypium_hirsutum_v2.1, whole genome shotgun sequence, the genomic window TTTACaactaaataaattatatatcattatcaCCAATCATAATACGGAACACCAACCTTTATGGTTTATAGGGAATACAACAAACACTATTAGTATGGCATgttaatgaatatgaaatttggTAGAAAGTAATGTTATCGACACTGAGGCTTCAACACATCCAtgtatagaaatcatgttggctTTGTATGCCCAGGATTTCTACAATACCCGCATAATTTTTGTTGACTGTCTCTCTCTTGAATATCCATATTGTTTCTTATCTGGGTAGAATTCAGGAGACCTTTCAAGATGAGACTCAAGTTTTTGTTTGGTACCAACTCGAATGACACGCTGGACACATACGACCACATACTATTATCTGGGACAGGTGGAAATTTAGGATTCCACACACTATAAATGCTTTGTAGTTAGTAGACGTCATTGATGTAAGGCGCGTAACCGATCTATATGTTCCCACATACGAAAATTGCATGTATGCATGAAAATCGAAGTGCTTGGAATCTCTCATAATCGTAGGTCCATTCCATTAGGTTTACACGATAGGATGCACTTGACATTTCCTAGTTAAGCCTAGCGTGGTTCGTGACTAAAAAATTGAGGTTCCAACGCGAGTGACATACTACATACATCATGTTCGCTCTCGTTATACTTCGTCAAACATACACCAACTCCCTCTTAGGAAGCAAAGTGGGCAGTCAAAAGTATATCTCTTTGACAACCGATGTTACTGGAAAATGACTCGTCCCCTTCAATGTAGAATTGATGCACTCGACCAAGTTTGACGTTATGTGCCCATATCGTAGACCCCCGTTGTATGACTGCGTCCACTATTTGAACAATATATTCAATACATACACCGCACCGTAGGCGTTAATAGTGCTCAAGTTGTTCAACATTTGATGGAACCGATGTTGGACGAGCTTGTAACCTATCAATAAATAGCTACCGGTTAGTGCAATGAAATAACCTTGTATTTGAATATTTGATGTGCAATGAATACATAGTTGCAACTACAAACCCATGTCGATTACTAAATTTCGCTCAGTCACTGAAGGATATTTCTTTTGTAGTAGTTGGATCCCATATGTCGTATGTAGTACCGATGATGAGTGCGATCCTAGAGGGATTTGTAACAATCAATACCTGAGAGTATTCTAGGTATCTTGTTTGATATGATACATATGTCGGGCTGCGGGCAAATGCGACGACGCAACCGGTTCAAGAAGAAATGCTAGTTATCTGTCGTTTCTCCGGGAGTTATTGCAAACGCTATAGGCAGAATCTTTCGATTACCATCCTAAGCAATGACAAGTAACAAACACTGGCGATACATTCCATATAACCAGGTGCCGTTAATTTGGACCACAGGCTTGCAGTGCTGAAATGCCTCTCTACATTGCTCAAAGGTCCAAAAGAACCGATTGTCGTTATTACAACTACTGCCGCGTCGACCCGAGTTTGACCTCTATTGTGCCATAACATATGCTCTCCACCTAAAAGTCCTCTTGTGTCCACTTCGGTGTCAGCCTTCGGACAAGAATGAATGGTTAAAAATATTGTCtgcttggaaatagagaaaaaaattgcGTTGATTACACCGGAAGTTCCCAGAGTTTTTCCGTATGACTATGGCatcaatcttatgtatggtatatataggGCATTGTTTGTGAGTgtccaaaaagcttgaactcctAACCGTGTAACAACCATCACCGGGCCCCTGGTTATACTCGAACCTGTGATCGCATCACGGTCACTGACTGGGGCCTCTACCTGGACCTTGACCCTTGATCATATCAAACACGATCTCTCCCAAAACCTAATTTCCCCAAGATAGGTTTCTCAAGTGATAGTCCTATCCCgccatgacatatgaaatgtatgtgccCTGAGGCGCATTATCACATCCCCGACCCCTCAAAACTACCTAAGAACTTTCACTGTTTCAGGCAAAAACCTTGAACACTTTCAAAATACCCTAATCCCtaaaaaaccataaaccctaaccctaaccctaataaaataaaaactctaaccctaaaAAAAAGCCCTAACCCTAGAGAGAGAAACGGAAAGTGCGTCCAACTGGGCGTGCTTTCCTGCTATCTGTGCAGATTAGACGCACTTTCTATTTTTCTCTCCTAAAATTAACCTATTtccctaattaattttaaaactggCCTAAAggcctaattaattaaaaaaaaagctctATTGGCCTTATTCTACCAATAAatccaataaaataaattttatcttttcaaagaatacatgataaaattttcacaacatttaaaaaacatgtaaattaattttaaaaagtatgatattaaaaaataaaatcaaagctattcaaaatgtcaaaataaatgtcgattgagtcttagctcgattaaCATTGATAATGTTACCAGTGCAAGgggatgtgggttcgagtgtgcTGAATTGCGTTATCTTCCTCTTTTAAGGGTTGGGAAGGGGTTATGGGTAGTTCTGagcattgtataaaaaagaatATGTTATAAGTTCTTATACTCTTTaagaatttgaaatttagtttctatatttttttagggatttagtccttttgcttttcaaatttcaaaattcaagtctaattgttaacattgttaaatttgtgttaaattcaagttcactACAACATCATTTTTAATTGCATAGCTACcaagtgagttttttttatttcaaaatgtcacactaacAAATTTGACAAAAGAGATTTAACAATGATAataattagacttgaattttgaaatatgaaaaataaagggactaaattctgaGAAGTAAAAATACAAgaactaaattctaaaattttaaaaaatacagggACTTACAGTgtactttaaccttttcttttttgGCTTAGAGCTTTGAATTtggaattttagaaaataaaaaaaattataattcccccaaaaaaaaaaggtgaaagaaatatatgtttattaaaaaacCAAGACGTAAAGATAGGTAATTTTCATTTCTTATATATTATATTCCAAAAAAATCCATAAACTCCAACACTCTCTTCCTCTCAccgtctctctctctctctctctctctctctcactctctctctctctctccagtCTCCACtcaaaatatatggaaaaaaaagtACCAACACATATCGGAATATCTATTTGATCAGATCAGACACAGTTCATAGCTGCCTACCTTTATTTTTGTAAATCCGATTCGAGTTTTGTAATCCAACTCCGAGGATAAAATAAAATGCGCTTGATCTGTTTTCGGTTTCGTTCCAAACACTTCCCAGTAAGTATTCGAAACACTGAACgacaatctctctctctctctctctctctctctctctctctctctcttttcctttttgaagtgcaatagtttgagtttaattattgacaAAAAGTgctgctcttttttttttctaatgttaTGAAAAAGGTTTATCTTTTAGGGTTCTTTTCATTAATTCATCTCTTGAATGGAAAATTATGTGGTTTCTGGTGTTTTGATTGGTTAGATTAGGGTTAGATCTGATCAATGCTCTGTgtaaaaatacataatttcaCGCTGTGAATTACTGtgcattttttaataattaattttagtactattttgttccttttttaaaaaaaaattaatagatcgCACTGATAATTTTAGCAATGAAAAACCCGACGTTTTATGGAAACAAGTACGAagaaataagctttaatttaatagaaAGAAAACtcatttataaagatataataacTGGCATATAAGATTGAACAAACAATGAATTAGGACATTTTTTCGGAGAATCTGACATTGGATAACTGATCTCACTAGTTTGAACTTGAAGTTAAGCCGTGGACTATTTGTCTTATCAGTGTTGTTTCTTAATTGAAAATCTCATTTTTGTTTCCCTATTTCATTGCATATTTTGACACCCATATTCCGGGAAACTATATTTCTGTATGCTACATGAAGAAGTAATGCTTAACATTTGATTCCCATATATGTTCTGTATCCCAGTAAATTCATGTCCTAGAAGCATGAAATTATTCTTATTCGAGGAGTTTATTCTCGTGATGTTGTAATGTAGGCATCTTTTTTGGTTCTGATCTCTCACCTTGGCAGTAGGTCTTATATGTTATATTTGCATGGAAACTATGATATTAATCATTCTACATTTCTCTTTAATGATTTCCGTCTTCTTAATTTTGGGAATCTATTAGGAAGATAGGTGCTTGGATGGGATGGTCAGCTGCAGCACAGAGTATTTAGTGGATAACAAATACTAGTTTCTATAAGATTTACCTGGCTGAATTATGGCATCTGCAAGTCTAGGAAATGGAGGAGTGGGTAGTTCCAGGTCTGTTAATGGTTTCAAAAGTTCTTCTAGTTCTGTTGATTGGCTCGGGAGAGAAATGCTTGAAATGAGACTGAGAGACAAGGTGGACCATGATGAAGACAGAGTAAGCAGCTAAACCCAAtagttcatttttttcttctgcttcttttttttttttttttggggggggggaggaGAGGGTTGGTGGGGATTTAACTTGTCAAAATTTCTTctcaaatggctttacaatggcAGTCATGCTTATTGAAAATGTATTGGCCTGACTGCtgagaccttaaacatgattTTACAATCCTTGCAATATTTGTAGATGATCCTTTATGTGCTATCTATGCAGGATAGTGAACCAGAAGTAGTTGATGGAGTGGGTGCTGAAACAGGGCATGTGATAAGAACCACCATTGGTGGTCGAAATGGTCAATCAAAACAggttgaaagaaaataaattagttTGTAAATTTTCCATGTGGGATTCTatagttgattttttttaccaACCTGCATTATTCTTAACATATATCTATTATTGTTTTGATTGACAGAATGTTAGTTATATTGCTGAGCATGCAGTTGGAACTGGTTCTTTTGGTGTTGTTTTCCAAGTATGTAGTTCTATAAGATTCTTGATCATTAATATGTTCTTGACTTTGTTATGTAGATTATAATCTTGAAATGAGTTGACTGTATACTTCAGGCAAAATGTCGTGAAACTGGAGAAATTGTTGCCATCAAGAAGGTTCTTCAAGATAAGCGCTACAAGAATAGGGAGTTGCAGATTATGCAAATGCTGGATCATCCTAATATTGTGTCCCTTAAGcattattttttctcaaaaacagACAAGGACGAACTCTACCTCAATCTTGTTCTTGACTATGTACCAGAAACTGTTCATCGTACAGCCAGAAGCTACAGCAGGATGAACACACGAATGCCTTTAATATATGTTAAACTCTATACGTATCAGGTGCTTCTCTGTCTTATCAAAGCATATCTTGTATGTTATGTTGATATTTGGAATATATTTCTTTCCCAATAACCTTTTAGTGAGTGATTGAGCAGTCCAGAGTTgtttttaaaaatggtttattGTCATGACTTATTTGGTATTGCTGCTATCTGATATGGTAATGTAATGAGAAGGCATCCTTCAATTTTAGGTATAAACTATTACCTTAGGTCAAATATTTCAGATTCTCTAGAGATCAACTTGCTTTTCTTTTCCCTAAGGTTTAAACACTAAAAGTTTTAGTTTACTGGAAAAAGTTGTAGCTAATTGTCTTCGTTGGATTGCAGATATGCAGAGCACTTGCCTATATACACAACTGTATTGGTATATGTCACCGTGACATCAAACCTCAGAATTTACTTGTAAGACTCTTCTTCTAGGGAATCAAGTTTTGTTGCAAAGTACATGTTTTTTTGTAATAGTGTACACCTTGCACattagcatatatatattttctatcgaATCAAGTCTGTTGGTCATATTGACAAAAACCTGTTATTTACTGTCTACTTTTATCATTGCTAAAGATGTATAGCAGTTATGTTTTTGAagattttataagtttttttattttttgctttcttCATATGAGAAAATGGTTATCTGGTTAAAGAACTTATCTTTGGAGCCACTTTGTCCTTACTCAGTTTGGTGAGACTCAAGTTCTATGGCTTTTGTCCAGGTGAATCCACATACGCATCAGTTGAAACTTTGTGATTTTGGGAGTGCAAAAGTGCTGGTAAGTTTTCACGCAATACTGATTGTTGTTGCCAGATCTTGTTTCATCACCTGAGTTGACATGCATTCCATGCTTTCAGGTGAAGGGAGAACCCAATGTTTCTTACATCTGCTCAAGATATTATCGTGCTCCAGAACTCATTTTTGGTGCTACTGAATACACAACTGCTATAGATATATGGTCTACTGGCTGTGTGATGGCTGAATTGCTTCTTGGACAGGTAAATCTTAGACTAATTTGTTTAGTAAGGGTACTGTTATAAGTTACTGTTGTCTTTATCAATTGTGTTTCTGATTGCTACATACAATGCAGCCACTTTTTCCTGGTGAAAGTGGGGTCGACCAACTTGTTGAAATCATTAAGGTGATTGCATCTATCATTCTTTCTATATTTTTTTGGAGCACTAACTTTTGCTGCATGATTAATATATCAGTTACTTTTGACAATTGCTGTGTTGGAAAAATCAGTTGAAGCTTATGATATCTCGACAATAAACCATAGGTTGATAATTTATTAGGCTTACTTGTGCTTCAACTTGGTTATATTAAGAATGAAATTAAATGTACTCTTGGGAT contains:
- the LOC107922354 gene encoding shaggy-related protein kinase kappa; translated protein: MASASLGNGGVGSSRSVNGFKSSSSSVDWLGREMLEMRLRDKVDHDEDRDSEPEVVDGVGAETGHVIRTTIGGRNGQSKQNVSYIAEHAVGTGSFGVVFQAKCRETGEIVAIKKVLQDKRYKNRELQIMQMLDHPNIVSLKHYFFSKTDKDELYLNLVLDYVPETVHRTARSYSRMNTRMPLIYVKLYTYQICRALAYIHNCIGICHRDIKPQNLLVNPHTHQLKLCDFGSAKVLVKGEPNVSYICSRYYRAPELIFGATEYTTAIDIWSTGCVMAELLLGQPLFPGESGVDQLVEIIKVLGTPTREEIKCMNPNYTEFKFPQIKPHPWHKVFQKRLPPEAVDLVCRFFQYSPNLRCTALEACIHPFFDELRDPNTRLPNGRPLPPLFNFKPQELSGVPPDVVKKLIPEHARKQNLFMALHA